TTGATTCGGGAGCCGATTCAGTCTTATTATTATCCGGATCATTTATTTTTAGATTGGCATGTTAGGGAAGTTTTTAAAGGACCGCAGTATGGAATATAGAAGGTGTAAGGCTAAAAGTAGTAGTAGCACCAATGATGTAAATGAAGGTTCCGAATTATTTTAAATTATTCTTTGCATCTTCAATAAATTTAATTATCTTGTTTATTACCATATCAAAGTCTTCTTTAACTTCGTGTTCCCAAATCCTTAATATATTCCATCCTGCATTGATGTAATAAGTAGAGACTTCTTCATCCCTCATTCTGTTTCTTAGTAATTTTTCTTCCCAAAATTTATGATTTGTTTTAGGCATATTACCATGGAGAGGACAAGAATGCCAAAAGCAAGAGTCAATAAATATTACGACCTGATATTTCTTTATTGAAATATCAGGTTTTCCAAAAAGATTTGGTGTGTTTCTCCGGAATCGATATCCTTTATTCCAAAGTGCTGATGAAACTACTTGTTCTAATTTCGATACTGATCTAATCGCTTTCATATTCTTTCTTCTTTGTGCGGGAGTCATATTATCAACCATAAGTCGTTCACTCCTATATATTTATATTTTCTTTCAAGTATTCCTCTAAAAGTGTAAATACAAACATAGTACAAAAATAATAGAAGAATAAAATACCTTTGGTATTCGTCTGGTTTTGCAATGTAGTAGATTGAATTAAATTTAGATATACATTAAAGTATTTTTATAAACAATCATGATTAAAAAAGCTGCGTTTACGTATCCCGTAACCTGCAGCTTTCTTTCTTTGCCAATTTAATTACTTGCTTTATATCAGATCCCCTAAAAACATAAGTCTTTTTATCATTCTCTGTTACATAGATTTCCCCATATGCCTTTTTATCATTGAAACCCACAATCATAAAATTAAATTCTTTCTTATTATGAAATAAAATTAAGTTCAGCTCTTTAATTTCATTCACCTCTTTTCTGAGTATAAGAGAGGGGAAAATGACTAATAAAACTTTTTTAGAGATGAAGGTAAAAACTTTTTGCGTTCTTTCGGTACGAGTAGTTCTTTAAATGTAATTGTATCCAAGAAAAAGTCCACTTTGTTTAATTATTCCATTTATGTTAATTATACCTAAAAATAAAGTGCTTTACTATCTAATATTAATTCAGCTTACTATCAATTAAAATCAATTGTTTCATATTAACTATAGTGTAAAATAAAAGTATATACCAATTTTAATCATATTTAGATTATTAAAGGACTGATGTTAATATGAGCAAAAATTTACCTGATTTTTTAAAAGTAATAAAAGAAGATTGGTTTCTCTTCTTTTGTGAACTGGGTTATCAATTTTATAAAGAAAATTTAAACGAGCAAGGAAGGCTAAACATTGCTTTAAATGTTCCCTTTAATAAAAATATTTCTCTAGGATTAGCAATCGGAACAGCACACGCAGTGTATACTTCCCAGCGTTTAGGAAATGAAAACTTATCTGAGTGGATAAGTAACATTAAACCGGGGACGCTAGTTTTCTACTCACCAAATACAAATTCAGAAGAAAAAAGTTATATTTATGAAGGTGTTTCTGACTTAGGACACCCAACTCTAAAAGGAATAGGTATTAATAAAGGCGTGAAGACTACATTGTCAAAAAAAGAGACATGGAAAAATATTCGAATTGCCCCAGAACAAAATAAATATAAACGTCAAAGAACTCTTAGTACTGACAAGGGAATTGAAAAAATTTATGAAAAATATGCAGACGATTCGCTAAGGCAGTTATTTAATCCTGGGAGTCCTTACTTTTTATTAATTGGAAATGAAAATAGCATTCGAGAAGACACGATAATAGAAATAGACGATGGATTCACAGTACAAGATTTTTTGAGGATAAAGAAATTTGGAGGAAGACAATATTCTTTTATTTCTGAATTATATTCGAGCAATGGAGATGAAGCGGATGTATACACATTAGAGGGAGGAATTCCAGTTGTTGTAGAGGGTGCTAATTCGTTTTTAAGGTATTACGAAGATATAAAGAATAACCCTAAAGTTGTTATTTTGACAAGAGATTCACCATTAGATACATCTTTGGATGCGTTAGAAAAAATAGAAGATTCACTTTTAATAGGTGATATAAATGGCGATGAAAATTTTTTGCAAAAAGTGACTTCGATTAATATGCCTTCAAATATAGAGATTCTGTGTTGGAGGGAAAAAGATGAGCAATGATAAAGGATTAAATAAAATTTATCAACTTTCAAGCTCCTATAAAATTAACTACATAAAAGTTAACAACTCTCTTTTAAATAAAATTTATAAAATTTCTAGGGAAAAATTTTATAGTGAAGAATATAATGATGAGTTATTTGGTAGGTTTTTGATGCCACTACGATTTGCTTTATATGAGATATCCACATCCTTAAAACCTTACTGTGAAATAATAGATGAAGAAGAGTTAACGGAATTAAGGAATGTCTTATACACAATTAATTCAATTTATAATGATCAAGAAGAATATAATCAATTATTTGATTTACTTTTAAAGATTGTTTCTATTAAAAGCAATCCAATATTGGATTATCTAAAAACAAATGTAATTAATCATAGTTCTCAAATACATGCAGTAGTAACTAAAAGAGAAATAGAAGAAAGCCAAAAAGAATTTGTAAAGAAACAAACTGGCGTACAAACTATTGAATTTTATTCAGAGAAAGCTTTTAAAAGAACAAACCTGTCCTTTGATTTTGTTATTTTTATTGGAAATGAAAAATATTTTGATTACTCATTTAACAGTGTTCCACGAGCTATGGTGAGTTACTATCTGTCATATAGTATTTACGATAATAAATTTGAAAATAATAATATGTTTTCACATCTAAATCAAGCAAGTTATTATTCTACCATGTATAAAGGGTTAACAATAGCAAGTAATGAAATAAAAAATACTGATGATGAAAATGACTTAGACTTAACGGGAAATTCCGAAGAACTAATTAACACAATTCCACCCGCTAATATAGAAGAACCAAAAGTAAGTTCATGGGTGTTTCAAGATATAATTTCGAAAATAGACAAGCATGAAAAAACAGAGCTTATTGAAATTGTACCAGTAGAATTAACACAGGGACGTATTATTCTCTTAGCAAAAAAAGAAAGAAAACATGAAATACTCACTAAAGGCCGAAGAATTGAGAAGAGAAAACTAGGCTCTATAACAACCGAGGATTACTTATTGATTCGAAATCAAAGTGAAAGCACTTTAATTAAAACAATGGCAGATGAACTTTTTGCTGATGAAAATATTTCTGAATACCGATACTTACAGAAAAAGTTGAAGAAGTATTTAAAAAAACTAGTTAAAAAGCACGGAACTGAAAAACTATGCCGTATACTAAAGAAAAAGGGATTAGAATCCATTAATGAATTGAAAATTAACCATTTATTAAAAGATGAGTCATTTAAACTAAAGAATAATAAAGAATATGCGAACTTTTTATTAATACTTACAAAGGGAAATGAAAAAACTGCCACTAAGTATTATGAGGCATCACGAAAGCTTGCAGCGTTCCATATTCAAGCTGGAAGAATGATTAGTAATGAATTAAGAAGAAAAATAAAAGAAGTAGATTTATCTCAACTTTATGAAACAGGTTCTCAAATTGTTGAATTACCTGAGTATAAAGGGGCTTCTTTTACTATTGAGAGGATACTAGAATTTAAGAATGAGATTTTTTCTGTTCCGTTAAGCCAAGAGAAGAAAATTATTAAATATTTATGAAAAGGGGACGACTATATGGGACTTGAAATTAATATTGAGAATAGAGATGAACTTATTGATAAAATAAAACAAGAATTGATTGGCCCGGTTAAAGTGAATAAGGACAAAATGTCCCCATTAAAAGTAACCCAAAATGTCGTATTTTCAAATAAGGAAGAAACTTATAATAAATATTATAATTCTCAGACATTAGAAGAGATTCTTCAGGTTAATCCTCCTTTATTACAATATTCAGCTGGAGTTTTATTCCCATTTGAGACTGCAAGTGATGAAGTATTAACTCAAGAGAAAGATTTAACTGAAAGTAATGTTGAAGGTGAAGAAAAATTTATTACGAAAGATGGAATAAAAAATATTGAAACACTAATAGAAAGAAGTAGTTCATTTAACTTTAATAACAAAGAGGTAGATGAAGAAGAAAATGTCGATTTAATGCCACAAAAAAATGACTTTTCACCCGCGAGTTTAGCCCTAAGTTATTATGTGCGACTTGAGAAAGAAAACTCTAAAATGAATATCGAGATAAATGGGGGAAGTTATAAGAACTTTCCTGTAAGTTTAGCAGATGGGAAGAAATTAAATAAATGGTGGACTCGTGAAGCAATTAATATAGATCCCATCCAATATTCTAAAAAAGATCTAACAGAGAAATCTACCCATACTAAAAACATTAATGTGAATGGACTAACTTTACAATTATTACTTTTTTCACGAAACTATGGGGATAATAAGTTTTTAATAACCATTAGTCTAACTAACCGAACTCCTGTCACATCTGACAAGTTACTAGAAGAATGTTGTTTATTTCAGAGTGAAATATCGATAACCTTATCTGAATATATTCAAAATCAGTTTTGTCCTTACCCATCAACTACAACTAGTACAGAATTGGATGAAGAGGAAAATTCTAATAAATTACTTTATCGAGAAGCACAAACTTTTGCGTTAGGACATGGCTGTTCGGCAAATTGGTTTCAAGATAAGGAACGTAGATATATTGAAAGGATTTCATCTACATTTTTACCTGAATATGAAGCTATAAGTATGACTCCTGATATTACTGATGAATATGGGAATACGTATTCCATTTCAATGTTAGATTTAGCTGAACTCGTTCCAAACTCTGATACGATTGAGGAGATATTAAGTAATCTCGTAGAAACATATGAAAAATGGATTGATATAAAGGAAAAAGAAGTTGCATCATTACAAGCGGAATATGGAAATACTCCAAAAAATCATTTAGATAAGTGTAGAGAATCTGCTCAACGAATGAAAAGCGGAATTGAACTTCTAAAAAAAGACCAGAAGGTAAGGAAGGCCTTTAAATTAGCCAACTATGCAATGGCGATACAACAAGTTGTCGGAACCAATATTAGAGATGGTGAAGTTAAGGATAATAATATCTTTTATGATCAAGAAATAGAATTCAGAGAAATTCCTAAATATAATGACATTTTGGGGAGAAATAGGGGGAGCTGGAGAGCTTTTCAGATTGCATTTTTTCTAATGTCTATTCCTTCGGTAGCTGAAGGAAACTCGATAGATAGAGAGGTTGTTGACTTAATTTGGTTTCCTACAGGTGGTGGGAAAACGGAGGCTTATTTAGGTGTAGCAGCTTTCTCAATGTTCTTAAAAAGACTCAAAGATAATAATGACACTGGAACAGATATTATCATGAGATATACACTTCGTTTGTTAACAACTGACCAATTTCAACGTTCTTCTAGATTAATTTGTGCAATGGAAATGTTGCGCAAAAAATTCTCTGAGGACATTGGGGAAACTCCTTTCTCAATAGGAATCTGGTTAGGTTCGAAAGTAACACCTAATCAAAATGCAGGTTCTTATGGTGCAAAAGAACAACTAAAACAATGGAAAGAAGGAAATGACCGTAAGTCTTTCATAGTAAAGTCTTGTCCGTGGTGCGGGGCCAAGTTGGGGAAATATACAGTTAATGATGAGGTTGTCACAACAGGAATAGCATCCAGACGAAAAAAAACAAAGAAAAAGGAAGAACGAATTCTCGGCTATGACTATAGCCGGAAAAATAAAGAATTAACAATTAATTGTCCAGATGAGAAATGCCCATTTCATAAAAAAATTGATGTATATATTGTAGACGAATCTATTTATGAAAACCAGCCTACGTTTATTATTGGGACAATAGACAAATTTGCTATGTTATCGTGGAAACCAGAAGCACGTGCATTGTTTGGGATCGATATGAATGGAATAAGGCAATACTCACCTCCTAATTTAATAATTCAGGATGAACTTCATCTTATATCAGGTCCGTTAGGGTCAATGACGGGGATGTATGAAATATTAATAGAAGAATTATCAACGGATCGAAGAACAGAAAATCCAATTAAACCCAAAATAATATGTTCAACCGCAACAATACGTCGCTATGAAGAACAAATAATGGCTCTATATGGAAGAGATAAAAATAAAGCTAAACTTTTCCCAAGTCCGGGGCTTTCCCATGATGATTCCTTTTTTGCGAAAGTAGCTGTTGACGAAAATAATCTTCCGGCTAAAGGAAGAAAGTATGTGGGGGTTTATTCTCCAGTAATTGGAATGCAGATGTTACAGGTGAAAATTTATTCTATATTACTGCAATCTGTTATGAATTTCCATGAAGACAATAGAGACCCTTTTTGGACATTATTAAGTTTCTTTAATAGTTTAAGAGAATTAGGTGGAGCGCTCACATTATTACAAACAGATATACCTAGTTATCTTAATCAGGTACGAAAAAAACACAATATTACAGATAGAGACCAGACACGATGGCTAAATAATTTCCTTGAACTTACTTCGCGCTTAGATAGTGGAGAAGTTTCAGACGTAATTCATAAATTAAAAGATAACAAGAATTCTATAGATGTATGTCTAGCATCCAACATAATAGAGGTAGGGGTAGATATAGATCGGCTTTCATTGATGACTGTAGTGGGTCAACCTAAGAATACAGCACAGTATATTCAAGTTACTGGTAGGGTTGGCCGGAATTGGAAAGAGCGTCCGGGTCTTGTAGTTACTTTATATAAAACGGGAATCTCTAGAGATAAATCCCACTTTGAGCATTTTAGAGAGTATCATGAACGACTGTATTCAAAAGTTGAGCCAACAAGTGTAACTCCTTATTCTGATCCATGTATTAATAGATCTTTATATGGGTTAATTATCGGATATCTAAGACAGTTACATGATGGAAAAGTAGCAGAGTCACCAGAGTATGTACGGGAGCATATAAACTCGTTAAATAGTTTTAAAACTTTACTATTAAATCGTGTAAAGTTGATTGATCCTAAGCAAACCCCAGTGGTAGTTAAAAACTTTGATTTATACGTAAACCATATTCTGAATTTAGGTGCAACAAGTTGGGAAGAGAAAAGTGATGGAGGATATTTTTTAATGTATCAGTCAGGAAGTTATATCCAGGAAAGATACAAAAGTACCGCACTACCAGTTCCTATGTCAATGAGAAATGTTGATGCTTCATGTCAAGGTGAAGTCACAAACTCTTATCTTGTGAAAGAGTTGGAGGGAATTCATGTATGAAAAATAAAAAAGAAACCAGTATCCCTTTAAGAAGAGCTGAGTTAATATCACCTTTTGGTGTAGGTGCTATATCAACGAACAATGAGGGTATTAATATGATGACAGGTGTACTTGATCAGTGGTTTAAAGGAAATAATGTAGATTTAGCTGATTATAGATTTAATGAGTCGAGACTTGAGAATATCTTAGGAGTTAAGGAATTCCGTCTTCCTCCCGATTATAGATCAACATTTGGTAAAAATGGTGGCAGCCTTAAAAATGTAGATCTTAAAATTCCTATGATACTCTTTCCAACATGGTTTTATTGTAACCGTTGTAGGAAAATGGAGAAGCTTCATCTCGCTGATATTAGTAAGAAAAAGTGCAAACATTGTAATAATGGTTACTTAGTTCAAGTACCTTTTGTGACAGTTTGTAAGCATGGGCATATTGATGATTTTCCTTGGAATGAGTGGGTTCATAGAAATATATCCACTAAATGTAAAGGACCTTTAAAACTTGTATCAACAGGAGGGGCAACACTTACAAGTATGCGTGTTGAATGTACTGTTTGTGGAGATAAATATAAGAGGTCATTAAAAGGGATTACCTCTAGATTGGACAATGGAAATAATTCTCCTCTTGTAACACTAGTACAAGAAGGAAAAACTTTTCTATGTACCGGTAGAAAACATTGGTATGGTACTAATGAAACTGCACATGAAGAATGTTTTGAACAACCTTTTGTGTTATTAAGAAACTCGAATAACGTTTATTACCCTGACGTTATTAGCGCTCTTTATTTACCTGGAGATTACTCAAGTGAACTAAAAGAAGTAATTGAATTTTTAAAGCAGGAACCTATTGCTCATGAAATTGAGACATTAAAAACTGTTATTGATGAAAAAGAAAAGATTGCAACTTATCTATTAAATAAGTTTAGTGTCGATCTCCAAACAGCAAACAATCAAACTATTACTAAGGCACTTACTTTAATTGAAGCGGAAAGTGGGGTAATAGAAGATGATGAATTGGAAGATATTGAGAGAAAGCTTAGATATCAGGAATTCTGTTCTCTAATTGAAACCATAGATAATAAGCATCTAAAAGTTGTTTCAGAGTATAATGAAAAATTGAAATCCCTAGTGGAGTATAAAAAACTAGGGATATCTAAAATTCATCTTGTACCTAAATTACGGGATACTAGGGTATTGTTTGGCTTTGAAAGGCTTAATAGTGATCAATCTATAAATAGGGAAAAAATAAATAAAGGTAAAGAAGTACTTTTTAGGAATCCTAGTAATCCAGAAAATAATTGGTTGCCAGGTTATACAGTTTACGGAGAAGGTATATTTATTGAATTCAATGATGTAGCTTTAACTAAATGGGAAAATAGTAGATTGGTAAAAGAACATTTTAGTTTACTACAGTCTAGGTATAAAGAGGTGCAAGCAGCGGGTATAGTGAGGGATAAAGAGCTTAGTCCTAGGTATGTAATGTTGCACACGTTAGCTCATTTGTTAATATCTGAGATGATATTTGAATGTGGATACAGCACTTCAGCTTTACGAGAACGATTGTATATTTCAAAAGAAAACGGAAAAGAGATGAACGGTTTTTTGATATATACTGCTTCAGGTGACTCTGAAGGAACTATGGGTGGCCTAGTTAGGCTTGGAGAAAAGGATACTTTATTTGAGATTCTACAAAGATCTATTGACAAAGCTAGATGGTGTTCATCAGACCCTGTTTGCACAGAAATAGGAGTTACATCAGGTCAAGGGATTCATTCGTTAAATATAGCAGCTTGTCATAACTGTACTTATCTTCCAGAAACGTCATGTGAAGAGTTTAATAGATTTTTAGATAGGTCATTGATTGTAGGGGTATCAGATGCCCAAAGTATAGGTTTTTTTACAGATTATTTAGACACTATTGTCGAAAAGAAAAAATAGATTGGAATTTTGCAAGGACCTTTATTCCCACCTTCAATCTTAGCTATTTGTTATAAAAAATATTATTAAATATATTTTTCTCAAATATGTAG
This Bacillus sp. Marseille-Q1617 DNA region includes the following protein-coding sequences:
- the drmB gene encoding DUF1998 domain-containing protein — protein: MKNKKETSIPLRRAELISPFGVGAISTNNEGINMMTGVLDQWFKGNNVDLADYRFNESRLENILGVKEFRLPPDYRSTFGKNGGSLKNVDLKIPMILFPTWFYCNRCRKMEKLHLADISKKKCKHCNNGYLVQVPFVTVCKHGHIDDFPWNEWVHRNISTKCKGPLKLVSTGGATLTSMRVECTVCGDKYKRSLKGITSRLDNGNNSPLVTLVQEGKTFLCTGRKHWYGTNETAHEECFEQPFVLLRNSNNVYYPDVISALYLPGDYSSELKEVIEFLKQEPIAHEIETLKTVIDEKEKIATYLLNKFSVDLQTANNQTITKALTLIEAESGVIEDDELEDIERKLRYQEFCSLIETIDNKHLKVVSEYNEKLKSLVEYKKLGISKIHLVPKLRDTRVLFGFERLNSDQSINREKINKGKEVLFRNPSNPENNWLPGYTVYGEGIFIEFNDVALTKWENSRLVKEHFSLLQSRYKEVQAAGIVRDKELSPRYVMLHTLAHLLISEMIFECGYSTSALRERLYISKENGKEMNGFLIYTASGDSEGTMGGLVRLGEKDTLFEILQRSIDKARWCSSDPVCTEIGVTSGQGIHSLNIAACHNCTYLPETSCEEFNRFLDRSLIVGVSDAQSIGFFTDYLDTIVEKKK
- a CDS encoding very short patch repair endonuclease, coding for MVDNMTPAQRRKNMKAIRSVSKLEQVVSSALWNKGYRFRRNTPNLFGKPDISIKKYQVVIFIDSCFWHSCPLHGNMPKTNHKFWEEKLLRNRMRDEEVSTYYINAGWNILRIWEHEVKEDFDMVINKIIKFIEDAKNNLK
- a CDS encoding helicase-related protein; this translates as MGLEINIENRDELIDKIKQELIGPVKVNKDKMSPLKVTQNVVFSNKEETYNKYYNSQTLEEILQVNPPLLQYSAGVLFPFETASDEVLTQEKDLTESNVEGEEKFITKDGIKNIETLIERSSSFNFNNKEVDEEENVDLMPQKNDFSPASLALSYYVRLEKENSKMNIEINGGSYKNFPVSLADGKKLNKWWTREAINIDPIQYSKKDLTEKSTHTKNINVNGLTLQLLLFSRNYGDNKFLITISLTNRTPVTSDKLLEECCLFQSEISITLSEYIQNQFCPYPSTTTSTELDEEENSNKLLYREAQTFALGHGCSANWFQDKERRYIERISSTFLPEYEAISMTPDITDEYGNTYSISMLDLAELVPNSDTIEEILSNLVETYEKWIDIKEKEVASLQAEYGNTPKNHLDKCRESAQRMKSGIELLKKDQKVRKAFKLANYAMAIQQVVGTNIRDGEVKDNNIFYDQEIEFREIPKYNDILGRNRGSWRAFQIAFFLMSIPSVAEGNSIDREVVDLIWFPTGGGKTEAYLGVAAFSMFLKRLKDNNDTGTDIIMRYTLRLLTTDQFQRSSRLICAMEMLRKKFSEDIGETPFSIGIWLGSKVTPNQNAGSYGAKEQLKQWKEGNDRKSFIVKSCPWCGAKLGKYTVNDEVVTTGIASRRKKTKKKEERILGYDYSRKNKELTINCPDEKCPFHKKIDVYIVDESIYENQPTFIIGTIDKFAMLSWKPEARALFGIDMNGIRQYSPPNLIIQDELHLISGPLGSMTGMYEILIEELSTDRRTENPIKPKIICSTATIRRYEEQIMALYGRDKNKAKLFPSPGLSHDDSFFAKVAVDENNLPAKGRKYVGVYSPVIGMQMLQVKIYSILLQSVMNFHEDNRDPFWTLLSFFNSLRELGGALTLLQTDIPSYLNQVRKKHNITDRDQTRWLNNFLELTSRLDSGEVSDVIHKLKDNKNSIDVCLASNIIEVGVDIDRLSLMTVVGQPKNTAQYIQVTGRVGRNWKERPGLVVTLYKTGISRDKSHFEHFREYHERLYSKVEPTSVTPYSDPCINRSLYGLIIGYLRQLHDGKVAESPEYVREHINSLNSFKTLLLNRVKLIDPKQTPVVVKNFDLYVNHILNLGATSWEEKSDGGYFLMYQSGSYIQERYKSTALPVPMSMRNVDASCQGEVTNSYLVKELEGIHV